In Setaria italica strain Yugu1 chromosome I, Setaria_italica_v2.0, whole genome shotgun sequence, the genomic window GCAGCAGTCACGGTTGCAGAGGCTTCCTCAAGGGTTCTTGCCTTTTTTACAGTGTTGAATGCTTCTACAACATCGCCTTCCTCCCATTCATCAAAGTCATCTACCCCAATACCACACTCTAGCCCTGCACCAACCTAGTGGAAAGGAAAAATCCAGTTCACAGCATGAGCATTTTTTTTGTTCACATGTAAAAACACATCATGCATGTGAGCAAAACAAAGTAAcgctgagaaaaaaaaacagttcagacatgaaaaaaaattagatcaacCAAGGAGGAGCTAggtgatttttcattaagaagaaatatGCACCCAAATTCGAGCCAGAGGGGACTTGAACCTAGGTGGTTAGAGTGCACAATCATACCTCCCACTCTAACCAGTTGAGCAAGACATGAAAATAAAGGGTGAAATTTGTTTCTTCAATTAATATTTTAGCCAAGAAGTGAACTGAGTAGGAATTTTGATGATTTTGAGTACCTCCTTAACAGTTTCTTTCACCCTTCTCAAGGAATCAAGTGAGCCCACATATACTTCTTTCCCTTTACGAAGGACCCGGACATTGCAATCTTGAACAACTTTTCCTGTAGTAATCATGCAACCTGCTACCTTGCCACTCCCACTACTGAAAACAGCTCGAACCTTCGCAGTACCAATTGGTACTTCCTCCTGGAGAAGAAATATGTATTGAGGATGAGTATACAAGTAGTTCAGTAGCATAACTTGTCTTTACAAAAAACAGGAAAGCTCCCAGCTAGCATCCTAATCGACAAAGTAAAGAATATTACTATCAAATAAATTTTGAGGTCTAGATTGGCCAATTTGATAGTCGAGTAACAAATTTGAACCTGAGATGAAAGTTGAAGGATCAAATCAATTGTTCTGCCTAAAGCAAAGGATATACCTATACTTTGAAAACATGTTGACCTCAATTTGTAATAACACAGCCCATTGACTTTTTAGACTTCATCAAATCAACTGGTTTAAAAGTTATAAAAAAGTGTCTGTTTACCTCAGCAGGTTCAAGAAGACCTTCCATGGCACTCcgcaaatcatcaatcaaatCATAGATCACCTTGTACAACCGAATTTCAACACTTTTCTTCTTAGCATAGTTTTTAACTGATCCTGGAGCTCTGACATTAAAGCCAAATATAATTCCTTCCGAAGCAACAGCCAGATCAACATCGCTAACACTCACATCACCAGGAGCTTGAAGTAGGAACCTCAGAGAGACATTTTCTTGTGGTAGCACCTGGATAGCTTGCCTAATGGCCTCAATCGTACCCTGTTGATCAATTGTTACTTTGTTTAAAAAGAAAGGACAAGATATTAAATAAAGGTCCACATCGCTCGCAAGTGTTGCCACTACCTGAAAATCAACTTTTAGGATGACATTTAGCCCATGTGTATCAATTCCAGCTTGCTTTGCAGATGAAACTGATGCTGCAATTGATGAGAGTGTGACTTTCCCTTCACCAGCTTTTGCAGATATCCTTTCTATGCGCAGTGTTCCAGCACGCTCATTCGCCCTTTCACGTGCAACATCAAGGTTGTCAACAACCTCAAATTCATCACCAGCAAGGGGAACATTATTCAGGCCAATAACCTGCCAACATTTTTTGAGAAAAGTTCAGGATGCTTAACACCGCCGTTCCAAGACTGCTCAGTCATTGGTTATAATGCATGTTTGGAACACAGCTATTTTCACTGTCAAACTGCTTAGGAGAATCTATGACCAGCACAAAGCGACTTACTAAAGTTCAGTCACAACTGCTTGAAAACTGTGTAATTTGTCACTAATCTGCATCTAGCCTTTCTCAAATAATTAATCAATTAATGCAGCAAAAATAAAGTGGAATTAGCATGGTGATCTATGTGACTTATCAAGATCCAGCTTTATTGTTCTAATATTTTATTTCAATAAAGGGGAGGGTCTTGATGCATTCTCATAATACAACGTTACGGACACTCGTCAGAATAATCGGGGCACAACACTAAAAAATCTGAATCAAAAGCTAATGCTTTAATTTTTTTCTGCTAGTAAATAAACAAAATTTCTGATTTCACAATAGCTGACGTATATTTTGCCGCAAAGCAATAAAAAGGCAATTCCAGTACAAATCCTTAGGTCAAATATGTTATAATTAGGAAGTAGGAAGGAATCACAGGAGAGAAAATTGAAGAAAATAGGGGAAAAAACCTGCACAGCGTTCGATGGTCCTGCTTTGTCAACAAGCTTACCACGGTCATCATACATCGCGCGGATCTGTCACAATATTAGTGTGATATCAGATACCAAATAATCCACAATATATGCCCTATAGTATGCTTTTCTAAAGCTACCTTATATTTCCAACATAGTATCATATGCGATAAATAGAAAATCAGGAAACTAACCTTTCCAAAAGCTTCACCACACACAATAATATCAGCCTTGTTTAACGTTCCATTCTGAACAACTAAGGTGGCAAGAGGCCCTTTGGCCTTGTCAAGACATGCTTCAATAACAGTGCCCTTTGCATTTCTATGGGGATTGGCCTTTAATTCTTGCAACTTCAAAATTGCACACAAAAgtttaaataaaaaagaagcTGAATAGATTACTTAAAAACATTGTGCAAACAGAAATATACCTCAGCAACAAGCATGACAGTCTCCAAAAGTTCATCAACATTGTCTCCAGTAAGAGCACTTATCTGGAGGATATCAATTAAAAGTTTAAAATGGCTCAAATAGGTAATAAGATGATATACTGTTGAACTTCTGTTTTAAAATTGTGACAATCAGAAACCTGAATCATTGGGGTATCACCACCCCACATCTCCGGCATAAGTCCAATTTGGGAAAGCTCTTGCATGACTCGTTCTGGATTAGCTCCCTCCTTGTCTATCTACTTCGATGAATTGACTAAATTATAAAAAGAGTGGGCGTAACAATTTCTACTAATAGAATACATTAAAAGAAAAGATTTGAAAATACCTTGTTTATTGCTATTATAATAGGTACTCCGGCTGCCCTTGCATGCGCAATAGCCTCACTTGTTTGTGGCTGAACGCCATCATCCCCAGCCACAAcaatgatacaaatatcagttaCTCTAGCTCCTCGAGCTCTCATTGCACCAAAAGCCTGTCATATCAAAGAATTAGGAAAGGTAATGTCATACCTTATACACATTGGTGTACTTGCAACAGAAGGACATAAATGTGAACTacccaaaaaaatatatacctCATGGCCTGGAGTATCCAGAAAAATACAGGCTTGAGGGTTTCCATCAACTGGTACAAGAACTTGATATGCTCCAATCCCTTGTGTTATACCACCAGCTTCAGATGCCACCACCTGTAAGGAAACTTTGGTTGGATCAATAATTCATAGAAAATAGGAGTTTCTATCACTATGTCCAGAATAAATCAACAACTTCCATATATCACTGACAGAAGGAACATCCATCCTGAAATACAGGACATATTAGGAGGACGGGCAGAAGATGACAACATGCACCATGAGTTGAGAGTTGTGTTGCGTGGTTGTTTTAATGGCAGTTGTGGAAAAATAGAAGCCCACTTCAACCAATCCCTAATCAGCCAAACTAATCATGCCAAACTCCGAGGAGAATTGATTGAGCAATCAACCAAATGTATCTAGAATGCCTTATATTTGAGGATAAAATTTGAATGCTTGGATGCCTTATATTTGATGGAGTATTAAAGAGAAGATACTGTGAGTTTACCTTGCTCTTGCGTATATAGTCCAACAAAGTTGTCTGCAAACAAAAAATGTAAGTGTTATACATCCAAAACTTTAGAAAATACGGGAGTTCCAAAATTTGGCATCAGACTTGGTACCTTCCCATGATCAACATGCCCCATGATAGTCACAATGGGAGGTCTCGCTTCCAATTTATCTAAATCTTCCTCATCAAGGAACTCCTTTTTCTTTGCCATTTCCTCCACTTTCGTGGGACCACTTTCTAGTACTTCAACATCATATTCCATGCAAACCATCTTAACCAAATCTTTATCCAGAGTCTGAACATTATCAAGCATAGCTCCTCTCACAGATAAGAAGCGCAAAATTTCTGATTCACTAACTGCCAATTCATATGCCAAGTCCTCTA contains:
- the LOC101770064 gene encoding translation initiation factor IF-2, chloroplastic — protein: MASPASVTNLGSNGRPGVLPAAVARRAHLVTRISFTGFDGIRRWHYEPGRLCKCMVITNLIEEKGVQFSSRGSVSVKADDDNDLLLKPPQKPVPPQKPVRPNGPLEGMKTASLPDRKPAGATLDDREKVRESLDAVLEKAEKLEVSSSGNGDGGNAMSKQNDVSMGNGPGATAVEEGGNSRKTKTLKSVWRKGNPVPTVRKVIREQPRTESRNQSVPAAKPPVSSPSKPVPPLLSKPSVAPPPRRPVKSDTSKDKKGPILIDKFASKRATIDPVVPEELLDPLKPVRGPSAKVRVDRRKKPETQAGSRRRMTNDDGLVDEDTADVPISGVPVRKGRRWSKAKRRAARLEAMQAEEPVRVEILEVGEEGMLIEDLAYELAVSESEILRFLSVRGAMLDNVQTLDKDLVKMVCMEYDVEVLESGPTKVEEMAKKKEFLDEEDLDKLEARPPIVTIMGHVDHGKTTLLDYIRKSKVVASEAGGITQGIGAYQVLVPVDGNPQACIFLDTPGHEAFGAMRARGARVTDICIIVVAGDDGVQPQTSEAIAHARAAGVPIIIAINKIDKEGANPERVMQELSQIGLMPEMWGGDTPMIQISALTGDNVDELLETVMLVAELQELKANPHRNAKGTVIEACLDKAKGPLATLVVQNGTLNKADIIVCGEAFGKIRAMYDDRGKLVDKAGPSNAVQVIGLNNVPLAGDEFEVVDNLDVARERANERAGTLRIERISAKAGEGKVTLSSIAASVSSAKQAGIDTHGLNVILKVDFQGTIEAIRQAIQVLPQENVSLRFLLQAPGDVSVSDVDLAVASEGIIFGFNVRAPGSVKNYAKKKSVEIRLYKVIYDLIDDLRSAMEGLLEPAEEEVPIGTAKVRAVFSSGSGKVAGCMITTGKVVQDCNVRVLRKGKEVYVGSLDSLRRVKETVKEVGAGLECGIGVDDFDEWEEGDVVEAFNTVKKARTLEEASATVTAALKDAGVQL